In one Heteronotia binoei isolate CCM8104 ecotype False Entrance Well chromosome 1, APGP_CSIRO_Hbin_v1, whole genome shotgun sequence genomic region, the following are encoded:
- the SF3B2 gene encoding LOW QUALITY PROTEIN: splicing factor 3B subunit 2 (The sequence of the model RefSeq protein was modified relative to this genomic sequence to represent the inferred CDS: inserted 2 bases in 1 codon) — protein sequence MATEPHPESPQAGELPMPAYGAWSPNELQAKLAEIGAPTQGGREELVERLQTYTLQTGIVLNRPVLRGDEGEKPAPPPMPGQLSGIPLPPPPMGMPPMQPPPXPPPPPPGMGLNFPMGVGPPPPPPGLGQPLRMQAVDPSVLPEEERLKLAQQQAAMLLQQEERVKQAAVLMEQERQQEMSKMSPSVPRPAPDMSPRPQGLPRGSTPVVSPVGLPGPRPRGPPPPPGEDSREIDDSGVGPKIPQALEKILQLKEMRQGELTAVPSGTDDDMEMASAGISASDAEEDASALSKKEKNRKRRNRKKKKKQPTAQKDGPTTQEAEGRGDESGAEGPVEIEYVTEEPEIYDPNFIFFKRIFEAFKLTDDVKKDKEKEPEKADKVASSAAPKKKGFEEERKDSDDSSDDEQEKKPEAPKLSKKKLRRMNRFTVAELKQLVARPDVVEMHDVTAQDPKLLVHLKATRNSVPVPRHWCFKRKYLQGKRGIEKPPFELPEFIKRTGIQEMREALQEKEEQKTMKSKMREKVRPKMGKIDIDYQKLHDAFFKWQTKPKLTIHGDLYYEGKEFETRLKEKKPGDLSDELRIALGMPVGPNAHKVPPPWLIAMQRYGPPPSYPNLKIPGLNSPIPEGCSFGYHAGGWGKPPVDETGKPLYGDVFGTNAAEFQTKTEEEEIDRTPWGELEPSDEESSEEEEDEESDEEKPDETGFITPADSGLITPGGFSSVPAGMETPELIELRKKKIEEAMDGSETPQLFTVLPEKRTATVGGAMMGSTHIYDMTTVMSRKGPVPEIQGVEVALAPEELELDPMAMTQKYEEHVREQQAQVEKEDFSDMVAEHAAKQKQKKRKAQPQDTRAGGKKYKEFKF from the exons GGGGCCGTGAGGAGCTGGTGGAACGGTTGCAGACATACACACTTCAG ACAGGAATAGTGCTCAATAGGCCAGTTCTGCGGGGGGATGAAGGAGAgaagccagccccaccccccatgccAGGACAG CTCTCCGGGATCCCTCTGCCGCCGCCTCCGATGGGGATGCCACCGATGCAGCCCCCGCC CCCCCCTCCGCCACCCCCCGGCATGGGCCTCAACTTTCCCATGGGTGTGGGcccccctccaccaccccctGGCCTGGGGCAGCCTCTTCGCATGCAGGCAGTGGATCCTTCTGTGTTGCCTGAGGAGGAGCGGCTGAAGCTGGCTCAGCAGCAAGCCGCCATGCTGTTACAGCAGGAGGAGAGGGTGAAGCAG GCTGCTGTACTTATGGAACAGGAGCGTCAGCAAGAGATGTCCAAGATGTCTCCCTCGGTACCAAGACCTGCTCCAGACATGAGCCCGAGACCTCAAGGGCTCCCAAGAG GGAGCACTCCTGTGGTATCACCAGTTGGCCTGCCAGGCCCAAGACCCCGAGGCCCTCCACCTCCTCCTGGAGAAGATAGTCGTGAG ATTGATGACTCCGGTGTGGGCCCGAAGATCCCTCAGGCTCTGGAGAAGATCCTCCAGCTGAAGGAGATGCGGCAGGGAGAGCTCACTGCTGTGCCCAGTGGTACAG ATGATGACATGGAGATGGCCTCAGCTGGCATCTCTGCTTCAGATGCAGAGGAAGATGCATCCGCTCTGTCCAAAAAAGAG AAAAATCGAAAGCGGCGGAAccggaagaaaaagaagaagcaacCCACAGCCCAGAAAGATGGCCCAACTACCCAGGAGGCTGAGGGGCGTGGGGATGAGTCAGGGGCTGAAGGTCCAGTGGAGATTGAGTATGTCACAGAGGAGCCTGAAATCTATGACCCTAATTTCATTTTCTTCAAGAGGATCTTTGAGGCTTTCAAG TTGACAGATGATGTgaaaaaagacaaggagaagGAACCAGAAAAGGCAGACAAAGTGGCCAGTTCAGCTGCACCCAAGAAGAAGGGCTTTGAGGAAGAGCGGAAGGACAGTGATGACAGCTCGGATGATGAACAG GAAAAGAAGCCAGAAGCCCCCAAACTCTCCAAGAAGAAACTGCGGCGAATGAACCGCTTTACTGTAGCTGAGCTCAAACAG CTTGTGGCCCGCCCTGATGTGGTGGAGATGCATGATGTGACAGCCCAGGACCCCAAACTCTTAGTCCACCTGAAGGCCACCCGCAACTCCGTCCCGGTGCCACGTCACTGGTGCTTCAAGCGCAAGTACCTGCAAGGCAAGAGGGGCATTGAGAAGCCACCATTTGAACTGCCTGAATTCATCAAGCGCACGGGGATCCAGGAGATGAGGGAGGCCCTGCAAGAGAAG gaGGAACAGAAGACTATGAAGTCCAAGATGAGGGAGAAAGTTCGTCCCAAGATGGGCAAAATTGATATCGATTATCAGAAGCTGCATGACGCCTTCTTCAAGTGGCAGACAAAGCCAAAACTGACAATCCACGGGGACTTGTACTATGAG GGCAAGGAGTTTGAGACACGACTCAAGGAGAAGAAACCAGGCGATCTTTCAGATGAGTTGCGCATTGCACTGGGGATGCCTGTGGGGCCG AATGCACACAAGGTACCACCTCCATGGCTGATTGCCATGCAGCGTTATGGCCCACCACCATCCTATCCCAATCTGAAGATTCCAGGCTTGAATTCCCCGATTCCAGAG GGATGCTCATTTGGGTACCACGCTGGGGGATGGGGCAAACCCCCTGTGGATGAGACTGGGAAACCTCTCTATGGAGACGTCTTTGGGACCAATGCAGCTGAATTCCAG ACCAAgacagaggaagaagagattgaccGGACACCATGGGGAGAACTGGAGCCTTCTGATGAAGAGTCATCTGAGgaagaagaggatgaggaaagTGATGAAGAGAAACCAGATGAGACAGGCTTCATCACGCCAGCAGACAG TGGCCTGATTACACCCGGTGGCTTCTCATCAGTGCCTGCTGGTATGGAAACACCTGAACTCATTGAACTGCGtaaaaagaagattgaggaagccATGGATGG CAGCGAGACACCCCAGCTGTTCACAGTGCTGCCAGAGAAGAGGACAGCAACCGTGGGCGGTGCCATGATGGGCTCCACCCACATCTACGACATGACGACG GTGATGAGCCGCAAAGGGCCAGTGCCAGAGATCCAGGGCGTGGAGGTCGCCTTGGCTCCTGAGGAGTTGGAGCTTGACCCCATGGCCATGACACAGAAGTACGAGGAGCACGTGCGGGAGCAGCAGGCCCAGGTGGAGAAGGAGGATTTCAGCGACATGGTGGCCGAACATGCCGCCAAGCAGAAG CAAAAGAAGCGGAAAGCCCAGCCCCAGGACACCAGAGCGGGTGGCAAGAAGTACAAGGAATTCAAGTTCTAG